A stretch of Rhinopithecus roxellana isolate Shanxi Qingling chromosome 12, ASM756505v1, whole genome shotgun sequence DNA encodes these proteins:
- the FPR1 gene encoding fMet-Leu-Phe receptor, with the protein METNSSHPINISGGPPAVPAGYLFLDIFTYLVFAVTFVLGVLGNGLVIWVAGFRMTHTVTTISYLNLAVADFCFTSTLPFLVIRKVMRGHWPFGWFLCKFIFSIVDINLFGSVFLIALIALDRCICVLHPVWTQNHRTVSLAKKVIIGPWVMALLLTLPVIIRVTTVPSTLRPGTVDCTFDFSPWTEDPVEKMKVAIAMLMVRGIIRFIIGFSAPMTIVVVSYGLIATKIHKQGLIKSSRPLRVLSFVVAAFFLCWFPYQVVAFIATVRLHNTSQGLSKELRIAVDVTSALAFFNSCLNPMLYVFMGQDFRERLIHSLPASLERALTEDSAQTSDPATNSTLPSAEVELQAK; encoded by the coding sequence ATGGAGACAAATTCCTCTCACCCCATAAACATCTCTGGAGGGCCACCTGCTGTACCTGCTGGCTATCTCTTCCTGGATATCTTCACTTATCTGGTATTTGCAGTCACCTTTGTCCTCGGGGTCCTGGGCAACGGACTTGTGATCTGGGTGGCTGGATTCCGGATGACACACACAGTCACCACCATCAGTTACCTGAACCTGGCTGTGGCTGACTTCTGTTTCACCTCCACTTTGCCATTCTTAGTGATCAGGAAGGTCATGAGAGGACATTGGCCTTTCGGTTGGTTCCTGTGCAAATTCATCTTTAGCATAGTGGATATCAACTTGTTTGGAAGTGTCTTCCTGATCGCCCTCATTGCTCTGGACCGCTGTATTTGTGTCCTGCATCCAGTCTGGACCCAGAACCACCGCACCGTGagcctggccaagaaggtgaTCATCGGACCCTGGGTGATGGCTCTGCTCCTCACATTGCCAGTTATCATTCGTGTGACTACAGTACCTAGTACACTCAGGCCAGGGACAGTAGACTGCACTTTTGACTTTTCACCCTGGACCGAAGACCCTGTAGAGAAGATGAAGGTGGCCATTGCCATGTTGATGGTGAGAGGCATCATCCGGTTCATCATTGGCTTCAGCGCGCCCATGACCATCGTCGTCGTCAGTTATGGGCTTATTGCCACCAAGATCCACAAGCAGGGCTTAATTAAGTCCAGTCGTCCCTTGCGGGTCCTCTCCTTTGTCGTAGCTGCCTTTTTTCTCTGCTGGTTCCCATATCAGGTGGTGGCCTTCATAGCCACAGTCAGACTCCATAACACATCACAAGGCCTGTCCAAAGAACTTAGAATTGCAGTGGATGTGACAAGTGCCCTGGCCTTCTTCAACAGCTGCCTCAACCCGATGCTCTATGTCTTCATGGGCCAGGACTTCCGGGAGAGGCTGATCCACTCCCTGCCCGCCAGTCTGGAGAGGGCCCTAACCGAGGACTCAGCCCAAACCAGTGACCCAGCTACCAATTCTACTTTACCTTCTGCAGAGGTGGAGTTACAGGCGAAGTGA
- the FPR2 gene encoding N-formyl peptide receptor 2 isoform X2: protein METNFSTPLNEHEVSYESAGYTVLQILPLVVLGVTFVLGVLGNGLGIWVAGFRMTRTVTTICYLNLALADFSFTAMLPFLIVSMAMGEKWPFGWFLCKLIHIVVNINLFGNVFLIGLIALDRCICVLHPVWAQNHRTVSLAMKVIIGPWILALVLTLPVFLFLTTVTIPNGDTYCIANFTSWGDTPEEWNKVAITMLTARGIIRFVIGFSMPMSIVAICYGLIAAKIRKKGMIKSSCPLRVLTAVVASFFICWFPFHLVALLSTVWLKERLFEGKYKIINILVNPTTSLAFFNSCLNPMLYVFVGQDFRERLIHSLPTSLEGALSEDSAPTNDTAANSASSLAETELQAM from the coding sequence ATGGAAACCAACTTCTCCACTCCTCTGAATGAGCATGAAGTGTCCTATGAGTCTGCTGGCTACACTGTTCTGCAGATCCTCCCGTTGGTGGTGCTTGGGGTCACCTTTGTCCTCGGGGTCCTGGGCAATGGGCTTGGGATCTGGGTGGCTGGATTCCGGATGACACGCACAGTCACCACCATCTGTTACCTGAACCTGGCCCTGGCTGACTTTTCTTTCACGGCCATGTTACCATTCCTCATTGTCTCTATGGCCATGGGAGAAAAATGGCCTTTTGGCTGGTTCCTGTGTAAGTTAATTCACATCGTGGTGAACATCAACCTCTTTGGAAATGTCTTCTTGATTGGTCTCATTGCACTGGACCGCTGCATTTGTGTCCTGCATCCAGTCTGGGCCCAGAACCACCGCACCGTGAGTCTGGCCATGAAGGTGATCATCGGACCTTGGATTCTTGCCCTAGTCCTGACCTTGCCAGTTTTCCTCTTTTTGACTACAGTAACTATTCCAAATGGGGACACGTACTGTATTGCCAACTTTACATCTTGGGGTGACACCCCTGAGGAGTGGAACAAGGTAGCCATTACGATGCTGACAGCCAGAGGGATTATCCGGTTTGTCATTGGCTTTAGCATGCCAATGTCCATTGTTGCCATCTGCTATGGGCTTATTGCAGCCAAGATCCGCAAAAAGGGCATGATTAAATCCAGCTGTCCCTTACGGGTCCTCACTGCTGTGGTGGcttctttcttcatctgttgGTTCCCCTTTCACCTGGTTGCCCTTCTGAGCACCGTCTGGCTCAAAGAGAGGTTGTTCGAGGGCAAGTACAAAATCATTAATATCCTGGTTAACCCAACGACCTCCCTCGCCTTCTTCAACAGCTGCCTCAACCCCATGCTCTATGTCTTTGTGGGCCAGGACTTCCGAGAGAGACTAATCCACTCCCTGCCCACCAGTCTGGAGGGGGCCCTGTCTGAGGACTCAGCCCCAACCAACGACACAGCTGCCAATTCTGCTTCATCTCTTGCAGAGACTGAGTTACAGGCAATGTGA
- the FPR2 gene encoding N-formyl peptide receptor 2 isoform X1 produces the protein MSASKMETNFSTPLNEHEVSYESAGYTVLQILPLVVLGVTFVLGVLGNGLGIWVAGFRMTRTVTTICYLNLALADFSFTAMLPFLIVSMAMGEKWPFGWFLCKLIHIVVNINLFGNVFLIGLIALDRCICVLHPVWAQNHRTVSLAMKVIIGPWILALVLTLPVFLFLTTVTIPNGDTYCIANFTSWGDTPEEWNKVAITMLTARGIIRFVIGFSMPMSIVAICYGLIAAKIRKKGMIKSSCPLRVLTAVVASFFICWFPFHLVALLSTVWLKERLFEGKYKIINILVNPTTSLAFFNSCLNPMLYVFVGQDFRERLIHSLPTSLEGALSEDSAPTNDTAANSASSLAETELQAM, from the exons ATGA GTGCGAGCAAGATGGAAACCAACTTCTCCACTCCTCTGAATGAGCATGAAGTGTCCTATGAGTCTGCTGGCTACACTGTTCTGCAGATCCTCCCGTTGGTGGTGCTTGGGGTCACCTTTGTCCTCGGGGTCCTGGGCAATGGGCTTGGGATCTGGGTGGCTGGATTCCGGATGACACGCACAGTCACCACCATCTGTTACCTGAACCTGGCCCTGGCTGACTTTTCTTTCACGGCCATGTTACCATTCCTCATTGTCTCTATGGCCATGGGAGAAAAATGGCCTTTTGGCTGGTTCCTGTGTAAGTTAATTCACATCGTGGTGAACATCAACCTCTTTGGAAATGTCTTCTTGATTGGTCTCATTGCACTGGACCGCTGCATTTGTGTCCTGCATCCAGTCTGGGCCCAGAACCACCGCACCGTGAGTCTGGCCATGAAGGTGATCATCGGACCTTGGATTCTTGCCCTAGTCCTGACCTTGCCAGTTTTCCTCTTTTTGACTACAGTAACTATTCCAAATGGGGACACGTACTGTATTGCCAACTTTACATCTTGGGGTGACACCCCTGAGGAGTGGAACAAGGTAGCCATTACGATGCTGACAGCCAGAGGGATTATCCGGTTTGTCATTGGCTTTAGCATGCCAATGTCCATTGTTGCCATCTGCTATGGGCTTATTGCAGCCAAGATCCGCAAAAAGGGCATGATTAAATCCAGCTGTCCCTTACGGGTCCTCACTGCTGTGGTGGcttctttcttcatctgttgGTTCCCCTTTCACCTGGTTGCCCTTCTGAGCACCGTCTGGCTCAAAGAGAGGTTGTTCGAGGGCAAGTACAAAATCATTAATATCCTGGTTAACCCAACGACCTCCCTCGCCTTCTTCAACAGCTGCCTCAACCCCATGCTCTATGTCTTTGTGGGCCAGGACTTCCGAGAGAGACTAATCCACTCCCTGCCCACCAGTCTGGAGGGGGCCCTGTCTGAGGACTCAGCCCCAACCAACGACACAGCTGCCAATTCTGCTTCATCTCTTGCAGAGACTGAGTTACAGGCAATGTGA